Proteins found in one Drosophila busckii strain San Diego stock center, stock number 13000-0081.31 chromosome 2R, ASM1175060v1, whole genome shotgun sequence genomic segment:
- the LOC108596332 gene encoding zinc finger protein 665 isoform X10: MCAAQSNPPSFGYAWGFADNGNRAAESVLEISPNINYTVSGESMPYLLSTDGSLAVQKDVKGALASNKGNVVRRMFVVNDSSFAPGTQRVITTGPASTVVKKQDSAQQVLSINSLDKNYLLVDAAAAAAAAAGDPSASAHHHHHHTLANGSIVDAKTGQTVLTTTSAAAKSHFSSIGALHLTQEECNEILIKRAIAAGHGHQTHTITTNAAGDGVHHHHHTAPGATPSGATTFLGDILPGISVQVQKVIQGLEENEDSQGDAPNLKLEPGTLELSPKTELQESMHFSETDATIKKERPYSCDECGKSFLLKHHLTTHARVHTGGERPHICTHCGKSFAHKHCLNTHLLLHSTDRPYQCQECKKSFTLKHHLLTHTRVHSRERPFVCQECGRAFPLKRHLVTHSKFHAGERPYVCEECGESFAQENHLIMHSRFHGSLNPFVCADCGASFPRKFQLVNHGRIHGKIPHSCTICGKEFLQKRTLVSHMRRVHTGEQAHPCVSCGEGFLTKAELHQHVRAAHNGVNPNTSSATIIANQQQLQQPHHHPGHPQTITVVSNPANSTLLTVSTTDANGVARPQFVCRECGSAFNSREALALHLRLHTGDKSLMTDLCALTAALPGHFLSTSLNPGTVVTANPNLVGQSPVPVQIISSTGQVMSQTTLVQAANSTHPQAVVTAVPTMPVHGQHLQHVTTQHQQQQQQQHVVTVSANKPKSHFCASCGKGFAAKHGLMQHNRRHPSGGCTVRTHVCECGKAFFQKNHLMLHQRQHLETKPTISQQQVC; encoded by the exons ATGTGCGCTGCACAGAGCAATCCGCCGTCCTTCGGCTACGCTTGGGGCTTTGCAGACAACGGCAACCGTGCCGCCGAATCAGTTTTGGAAATATCGCCAAATATTAACTACACCGTCAGTGGGGAATCG ATGCCCTATTTGTTATCCACGGATGGATCATTGGCCGTACAAAAGGACGTTAAAGGTGCACTCGCCAGCAATAAGGGCAATGTTGTGCGTCGCATGTTCGTTGTGAATGATTCCTCATTTGCGCCCGGAACACAAAG AGTAATTACCACAGGGCCCGCCTCGACGGTAGTCAAAAAACAGGACTCCGCTCAACAGGTGTTGAGCATAAATTCGCTCGATAAGAACT ATCTGTTGGTCGatgcagcggctgcagcagcggcagcagctggcgaTCCATCTGCAAgcgctcatcatcatcatcatcatacgCTGGCAAATGGCAGCATTGTTGATGCCAAAACTGGACAAACGGTATTGACCACAACAAGCGCTGCGGCCAAATCGCATTTTAGCTCAATTGGTGCACTGCATCTCACGCAAGAGGAAtgcaatgaaatattaataaaacgcgccattgctgctggccacgGCCATCAGACGCACACAATCACAACTAACGCGGCTGGCGACGGAGtgcaccatcatcatcatacgGCGCCGGGAGCGACACCAA GCGGTGCAACAACTTTCTTAGGTGACATACTTCCTGGTATTTCAGTTCAAGTCCAGAAAGTAATACAAGGACTCGAAGAGAACGAGGACTCGCAGGGCGACGCACCCAACTTAAAGTTGGAACCAGGCACATTAGAATTGTCCCCAAAGACCGAACTACAGGAATCAATGCATTTCAGCGAA ACCGACGCCACCATCAAAAAGGAGCGCCCGTACAGCTGTGACGAGTGCGGTAAATCCTTTCTGCTTAAGCACCATTTGACAACCCACGCACGCGTGCACACAGGTG GTGAACGTCCCCATATTTGCACCCATTGTGGCAAGAGTTTCGCGCACAAGCATTGTCTAAAtacacatttgttgttgcattccACGGATCGGCCATATCAGTGCCAAGAGTGCAAGAAGAGTTTTACACTTAAGCATCATTTATTGACGCATACACGTGTCCATAGTCGCGAGCGACCATTTGTTTGCCAGGAGTGCGGCCGTGCATTTCCACTCAAGCGTCATCTGGTGACGCACAGTAAATTTCACGCCGGCGAACGTCCCTACGTCTGCGAGGAATGCGGTGAAAGTTTCGCACAGGAGAATCACCTGATTATGCACTCGCG ctttcaTGGTTCATTGAATCCATTTGTTTGTGCTGACTGCGGTGCCTCATTTCCacgcaaatttcaattagtaAACCACGGACGTATACACGGCAAAATCCCACACTCCTGCACCATTTGCGGCAAAGAGTTTCTACAAAAGCGCACACTAGTTTCCCACATGAG acgTGTACACACCGGCGAGCAGGCGCATCCCTGCGTAAGCTGCGGCGAGGGTTTCCTCACCAAGGCCGAACTGCATCAACATGTGCGTGCTGCGCACAATGGGGTTAATCCCAATACCAGCAGCGCCACCATAATTGCCAATCAACAG cagctacagcagccgCATCATCATCCCGGACATCCGCAGACCATAACAGTTGTCAGCAATCCAGCTAATTCTACGCTACTCACTGTCTCCACAACGGATGCCAATGGCGTGGCGCGTCCACAGTTTGTGTGCCG TGAGTGCGGCAGCGCCTTTAACAGCCGCGAGGCCTTGGCCCTGCATTTGCGACTACACACGGGCGACAAGAGCCTGATGACAGATCTGTGCGCCTTGACAGCAGCGTTGCCTGGCCACTTTCTAAGCACCAGCCTAAATCCGGGCACTGTTGTCACAGCCAATCCCAATTTGGTTGGACAGAGTCCGGTGCCCGTGCAAATCATATCGTCCACCGGTCAGGTGATGTCACAGACCACGCTGGTGCAGGCCGCCAACTCGACTCATCCGCAAGCGGTCGTCACTGCCGTGCCCACAATGCCGGTGCATGGCCAGCACTTGCAGCATGTGACCacgcagcatcagcagcagcagcagcaacaacatgtggTAACCGTTTCGGCCAATAAGCCTAAATCGCATTTCTGCGCCAGCTGTGGCAAAGGCTTTGCCGCCAAGCATGGCCTCATGCAGCACAACCGTCGACATCCGAGCGGCGGATGCACGGTGCGCACTCATGTCTGCGAGTGTGGCAAGGCCTTCTTCCAAAAGAATCATCTGATGCTGCATCAGCGACAGCATTTGGAAACAAAGCCAACCATATCGCAGCAACAGGTATGCTAA
- the LOC108596332 gene encoding zinc finger protein 585A isoform X16, with protein MCAAQSNPPSFGYAWGFADNGNRAAESVLEISPNINYTVSGESMPYLLSTDGSLAVQKDVKGALASNKGNVVRRMFVVNDSSFAPGTQRVITTGPASTVVKKQDSAQQVLSINSLDKNCDILPGISVQVQKVIQGLEENEDSQGDAPNLKLEPGTLELSPKTELQESMHFSETDATIKKERPYSCDECGKSFLLKHHLTTHARVHTGERPHICTHCGKSFAHKHCLNTHLLLHSTDRPYQCQECKKSFTLKHHLLTHTRVHSRERPFVCQECGRAFPLKRHLVTHSKFHAGERPYVCEECGESFAQENHLIMHSRFHGSLNPFVCADCGASFPRKFQLVNHGRIHGKIPHSCTICGKEFLQKRTLVSHMRRVHTGEQAHPCVSCGEGFLTKAELHQHVRAAHNGVNPNTSSATIIANQQLQQPHHHPGHPQTITVVSNPANSTLLTVSTTDANGVARPQFVCRECGSAFNSREALALHLRLHTGDKSLMTDLCALTAALPGHFLSTSLNPGTVVTANPNLVGQSPVPVQIISSTGQVMSQTTLVQAANSTHPQAVVTAVPTMPVHGQHLQHVTTQHQQQQQQQHVVTVSANKPKSHFCASCGKGFAAKHGLMQHNRRHPSGGCTVRTHVCECGKAFFQKNHLMLHQRQHLETKPTISQQQVC; from the exons ATGTGCGCTGCACAGAGCAATCCGCCGTCCTTCGGCTACGCTTGGGGCTTTGCAGACAACGGCAACCGTGCCGCCGAATCAGTTTTGGAAATATCGCCAAATATTAACTACACCGTCAGTGGGGAATCG ATGCCCTATTTGTTATCCACGGATGGATCATTGGCCGTACAAAAGGACGTTAAAGGTGCACTCGCCAGCAATAAGGGCAATGTTGTGCGTCGCATGTTCGTTGTGAATGATTCCTCATTTGCGCCCGGAACACAAAG AGTAATTACCACAGGGCCCGCCTCGACGGTAGTCAAAAAACAGGACTCCGCTCAACAGGTGTTGAGCATAAATTCGCTCGATAAGAACT GTGACATACTTCCTGGTATTTCAGTTCAAGTCCAGAAAGTAATACAAGGACTCGAAGAGAACGAGGACTCGCAGGGCGACGCACCCAACTTAAAGTTGGAACCAGGCACATTAGAATTGTCCCCAAAGACCGAACTACAGGAATCAATGCATTTCAGCGAA ACCGACGCCACCATCAAAAAGGAGCGCCCGTACAGCTGTGACGAGTGCGGTAAATCCTTTCTGCTTAAGCACCATTTGACAACCCACGCACGCGTGCACACAG GTGAACGTCCCCATATTTGCACCCATTGTGGCAAGAGTTTCGCGCACAAGCATTGTCTAAAtacacatttgttgttgcattccACGGATCGGCCATATCAGTGCCAAGAGTGCAAGAAGAGTTTTACACTTAAGCATCATTTATTGACGCATACACGTGTCCATAGTCGCGAGCGACCATTTGTTTGCCAGGAGTGCGGCCGTGCATTTCCACTCAAGCGTCATCTGGTGACGCACAGTAAATTTCACGCCGGCGAACGTCCCTACGTCTGCGAGGAATGCGGTGAAAGTTTCGCACAGGAGAATCACCTGATTATGCACTCGCG ctttcaTGGTTCATTGAATCCATTTGTTTGTGCTGACTGCGGTGCCTCATTTCCacgcaaatttcaattagtaAACCACGGACGTATACACGGCAAAATCCCACACTCCTGCACCATTTGCGGCAAAGAGTTTCTACAAAAGCGCACACTAGTTTCCCACATGAG acgTGTACACACCGGCGAGCAGGCGCATCCCTGCGTAAGCTGCGGCGAGGGTTTCCTCACCAAGGCCGAACTGCATCAACATGTGCGTGCTGCGCACAATGGGGTTAATCCCAATACCAGCAGCGCCACCATAATTGCCAATCAACAG ctacagcagccgCATCATCATCCCGGACATCCGCAGACCATAACAGTTGTCAGCAATCCAGCTAATTCTACGCTACTCACTGTCTCCACAACGGATGCCAATGGCGTGGCGCGTCCACAGTTTGTGTGCCG TGAGTGCGGCAGCGCCTTTAACAGCCGCGAGGCCTTGGCCCTGCATTTGCGACTACACACGGGCGACAAGAGCCTGATGACAGATCTGTGCGCCTTGACAGCAGCGTTGCCTGGCCACTTTCTAAGCACCAGCCTAAATCCGGGCACTGTTGTCACAGCCAATCCCAATTTGGTTGGACAGAGTCCGGTGCCCGTGCAAATCATATCGTCCACCGGTCAGGTGATGTCACAGACCACGCTGGTGCAGGCCGCCAACTCGACTCATCCGCAAGCGGTCGTCACTGCCGTGCCCACAATGCCGGTGCATGGCCAGCACTTGCAGCATGTGACCacgcagcatcagcagcagcagcagcaacaacatgtggTAACCGTTTCGGCCAATAAGCCTAAATCGCATTTCTGCGCCAGCTGTGGCAAAGGCTTTGCCGCCAAGCATGGCCTCATGCAGCACAACCGTCGACATCCGAGCGGCGGATGCACGGTGCGCACTCATGTCTGCGAGTGTGGCAAGGCCTTCTTCCAAAAGAATCATCTGATGCTGCATCAGCGACAGCATTTGGAAACAAAGCCAACCATATCGCAGCAACAGGTATGCTAA